A window from Gammaproteobacteria bacterium encodes these proteins:
- the hpnD gene encoding presqualene diphosphate synthase HpnD: MSAQPQPREPFDYCQAKAAASGSSFYYAFRFLPEPQRRAIIALYAFCREVDDVVDECSDAGVAHLKLQWWRDELQRTFAGNPQHPVGQALAEQIPVYNLPQEYFLEIIDGMEMDLQQYRYAAFKDLALYCYRVAGVVGLLSAEIFGYRNRQTLKYATQLGTAFQLTNILRDVGEDARRGRIYLPEDELRRFGVNEQDILSGQHTEQVQQLLVHQLERARQHYRSALALLPAEDRPAQRAGLIMTEIYQATLNEIERDGLRVLERRVALTPLRKFWIAWRTARRESRATPADG; the protein is encoded by the coding sequence ATGTCCGCCCAACCCCAGCCCCGCGAGCCCTTCGACTACTGCCAGGCCAAAGCCGCCGCCAGCGGGTCGAGCTTCTATTACGCGTTCCGTTTCCTGCCTGAGCCGCAGCGGCGCGCCATCATCGCCCTGTATGCCTTTTGCCGCGAGGTCGACGATGTCGTCGACGAATGCAGCGATGCTGGCGTGGCACACCTCAAGCTGCAGTGGTGGCGCGACGAGCTGCAGCGCACCTTCGCCGGCAACCCGCAGCACCCGGTCGGTCAGGCGCTGGCCGAGCAGATCCCTGTCTACAACCTGCCGCAGGAATATTTTTTGGAGATCATCGATGGCATGGAAATGGACCTGCAGCAGTACCGCTACGCCGCCTTCAAGGATCTGGCGCTGTATTGCTATCGGGTCGCCGGCGTCGTCGGCCTGCTGTCGGCGGAGATCTTCGGCTACCGCAATCGCCAGACACTGAAATATGCCACCCAGCTGGGTACCGCCTTCCAGCTGACGAACATCCTGCGGGATGTCGGCGAGGATGCACGCCGTGGCCGCATCTACCTACCCGAGGACGAACTGCGGCGCTTTGGGGTGAACGAACAAGATATCCTGAGCGGCCAGCATACCGAGCAGGTGCAGCAGCTACTGGTCCATCAGCTCGAACGGGCGCGCCAGCACTATCGCAGCGCCCTCGCCCTGCTGCCCGCCGAAGACCGGCCGGCGCAGCGTGCCGGGTTGATCATGACGGAGATCTATCAGGCCACGCTGAACGAGATCGAGCGTGATGGTCTGCGTGTGCTGGAACGGCGCGTCGCGCTGACGCCGCTGCGCAAATTCTGGATCGCCTGGCGCACGGCCCGCCGGGAAAGCCGCGCCACCCCGGCCGATGGCTGA
- the hpnC gene encoding squalene synthase HpnC: MPDRALERAYADCLASARSHYENFPVASWLLPRALRRPVAVIYAFARQADDIADEGDLAAEARLARLAELDELLDGIAAGVPPTTSADPGLALALADVIGRQRLPIGLFRDLLSAFRQDVTQKRYANFGEVMDYCRRSANPVGRLLLHLQGCTDTRDLACSDAICSALQLINFYQDLGQDYAENGRIYLPQDEMQHHGVDESHFRERRTDFGMQQLMRSQYARTFRLLRAGAPLARRLPGRFGFELRLTVLGGRRILERLDQNRTDVFARPRLTRNDWARIVWRALRRH, from the coding sequence GGCCAGCGCCCGCTCCCATTACGAGAACTTTCCGGTGGCCTCCTGGCTGCTGCCGCGCGCGTTGCGCCGGCCGGTGGCGGTGATCTATGCCTTTGCACGCCAGGCCGACGATATCGCCGACGAGGGTGATCTCGCAGCGGAAGCCCGGCTGGCGCGGCTGGCGGAGCTCGATGAGTTGCTGGATGGCATCGCCGCCGGCGTGCCGCCGACGACGTCCGCGGATCCGGGCCTGGCCCTGGCGCTGGCCGATGTCATCGGGCGCCAGCGTCTGCCGATCGGGCTGTTCCGCGATCTGCTCAGTGCCTTCCGCCAGGATGTCACCCAGAAACGGTATGCGAATTTCGGTGAAGTCATGGACTATTGCCGGCGCTCGGCCAATCCGGTCGGGCGCCTGCTGCTGCATCTGCAGGGGTGCACGGATACGCGTGACCTCGCCTGCTCCGATGCCATCTGCAGCGCGCTGCAGCTGATCAATTTCTATCAGGACCTGGGCCAGGATTACGCCGAGAACGGGCGTATCTACCTCCCGCAGGACGAGATGCAGCACCACGGCGTCGATGAGAGCCATTTTCGCGAGCGGCGCACGGATTTCGGCATGCAACAGCTGATGCGCAGCCAATACGCCCGCACCTTCCGTTTACTGCGGGCAGGCGCCCCGCTGGCCCGGCGCCTGCCCGGCCGCTTCGGCTTCGAGCTGCGCCTGACGGTGCTGGGTGGGCGTCGTATCCTCGAACGGCTCGACCAGAACCGCACGGATGTGTTCGCGCGGCCGCGGCTGACGCGCAACGACTGGGCCAGGATCGTCTGGCGGGCCCTGCGCCGACACTGA
- the hpnE gene encoding hydroxysqualene dehydroxylase HpnE: protein MAEAPTTPPPVLVIGGGWAGLAAAVTLADAGRPVTLIEGARQLGGRARCVRFGERRVDNGQHIMVGAYRALLGLLDTLGVSPTEAFLRLPLDLHLRSLRRADLRLRARRLPAPLHLAVAVLTARGLPPASRLRLARFAVRLLRRRIELGSDISAQALLLSEGQDARLIQALWNPLCLATMNTPLNEASALLFLEVLQRTFGGDAHQGDLLIPRTDLGALLPEPAMEFIERRGGSVVLSRRIRALELDGDRLAGIRWQDGTCQTTQAILAVNPTMCRRLLMPHPPLAAIAAHIGELRHEPITTVYLRYPESVRIDAALQGLLDGLGQWLVDRQFSGLPGTVAVVISGRGEHLSLAADVLAARVGAELAALYPDWPAAVDHLVVREKRATFAATPGVDHVRPAQQTPVAGLWLAGDFTATGLPATLEGAVLSGRRAAAGILSEG, encoded by the coding sequence ATGGCTGAGGCCCCTACGACACCACCGCCGGTCCTCGTGATCGGCGGTGGCTGGGCCGGCCTGGCCGCGGCGGTGACGCTGGCCGATGCGGGCCGCCCGGTCACGCTCATCGAGGGGGCGCGCCAATTGGGCGGACGCGCGCGCTGCGTGCGCTTCGGCGAGCGGCGCGTCGATAACGGTCAGCACATCATGGTGGGCGCCTATCGTGCGCTGCTGGGGCTGCTGGACACACTGGGCGTGTCACCGACCGAGGCCTTCCTGCGCCTGCCGCTCGATCTCCACCTGCGCAGTCTGCGGCGGGCCGACCTGCGCCTGCGCGCCCGGCGGCTGCCGGCCCCGCTGCACCTTGCCGTCGCCGTCCTCACCGCCCGCGGCCTGCCACCGGCATCGCGGCTGCGACTGGCACGCTTCGCCGTGCGCCTGCTGCGTCGGCGCATCGAGCTTGGCAGCGACATCAGTGCCCAGGCGCTGCTGCTCAGCGAAGGCCAGGACGCCCGCCTGATCCAGGCACTCTGGAACCCGCTGTGCCTCGCCACCATGAACACACCGCTCAACGAGGCCTCGGCGCTGCTGTTCCTGGAAGTGCTGCAACGCACCTTCGGCGGCGACGCCCACCAGGGTGACCTGCTCATCCCGCGCACCGATCTGGGTGCCCTGCTGCCCGAACCGGCGATGGAGTTCATCGAGCGCCGTGGCGGCAGCGTGGTTCTCAGCCGGCGTATCCGGGCCCTGGAACTGGACGGCGACCGTCTTGCCGGTATTCGCTGGCAGGACGGTACATGCCAGACGACGCAGGCCATTCTGGCGGTCAATCCGACCATGTGCCGGCGGCTGCTGATGCCCCATCCCCCGCTCGCGGCGATCGCCGCCCACATCGGGGAACTGCGCCACGAACCCATCACGACCGTTTATCTGCGTTACCCGGAGTCCGTGCGCATCGATGCTGCACTGCAGGGTCTGCTGGATGGGCTCGGCCAATGGCTGGTCGATCGCCAGTTCAGCGGGCTGCCAGGGACGGTCGCGGTCGTGATCAGCGGCCGCGGCGAGCACCTGTCTCTTGCCGCGGACGTACTGGCCGCCCGCGTGGGTGCGGAGCTCGCCGCGCTCTATCCGGATTGGCCGGCTGCCGTCGACCATCTGGTCGTCCGGGAAAAACGTGCCACCTTCGCCGCCACCCCCGGCGTCGACCACGTCCGGCCGGCCCAGCAGACCCCGGTGGCCGGACTGTGGCTGGCCGGTGATTTCACGGCTACCGGCCTCCCCGCCACACTCGAAGGCGCGGTGCTGAGCGGGCGGCGGGCCGCTGCAGGCATCCTCAGCGAAGGCTAG